The following coding sequences are from one Haploplasma axanthum window:
- a CDS encoding metal ABC transporter solute-binding protein, Zn/Mn family, giving the protein MKKLIFILTTLLAFALVGCNNNKYEYVEGKVNIVATTTMLGDLAKEIGGDYVSVKTLMGVGVDPHNYEARPSDSRALTKSDLVVVSGLHLEAKMGEILEKLPNEKVIVVGNSLEASKLLKDEDGAIDPHFWFDINLWKVAANALGNKLIAVDSENKIAYETRLNTYLNELDVLDAYVRSKVSELSEDKRKLVTAHDAFQYFAHAYGFEVHAIQGISTQSEASTKDIQDLAKLVKELNVKAVFIESSVPEATIRSVIEGAKALGHTVTIGGELYSDSLGDSASGTETYIKTIRANIDTIVNALK; this is encoded by the coding sequence ATGAAGAAATTAATTTTTATATTAACAACATTATTAGCATTTGCACTTGTTGGATGTAATAATAATAAATACGAATATGTTGAAGGAAAAGTTAACATTGTTGCAACAACAACAATGTTAGGAGACTTAGCTAAAGAAATTGGTGGAGATTACGTTTCTGTTAAAACCCTAATGGGAGTTGGAGTTGATCCACATAATTATGAAGCACGTCCAAGTGATTCTAGAGCATTAACTAAATCTGATTTAGTTGTTGTTAGTGGATTACATTTGGAAGCGAAAATGGGAGAAATATTAGAAAAACTTCCAAATGAAAAAGTAATTGTAGTTGGAAATAGTCTTGAAGCATCAAAACTTCTAAAAGATGAAGATGGAGCAATTGACCCACACTTTTGGTTTGATATAAACTTATGGAAAGTTGCTGCTAATGCACTTGGAAATAAACTAATTGCTGTTGATAGTGAAAATAAAATCGCTTATGAAACAAGACTTAATACTTATCTTAATGAACTTGATGTTTTAGACGCTTATGTTAGATCAAAAGTTTCAGAACTATCTGAAGATAAAAGAAAACTTGTAACAGCTCATGATGCTTTTCAATATTTTGCTCATGCATATGGATTTGAAGTTCATGCAATTCAAGGAATTTCTACACAAAGTGAAGCAAGTACAAAGGATATTCAAGATTTAGCTAAACTAGTAAAAGAATTAAATGTTAAAGCAGTTTTCATTGAAAGTTCAGTTCCAGAAGCAACTATTAGATCTGTAATTGAAGGTGCAAAAGCTCTTGGACATACTGTTACTATTGGTGGAGAATTATATTCTGATTCATTAGGTGATAGTGCTTCAGGTACTGAAACATATATCAAAACAATTAGAGCAAACATTGACACTATTGTTAATGCTTTAAAATAA
- a CDS encoding IS110 family RNA-guided transposase, with the protein MIYIGIDISKYNHDCFIATETSVSFSFENNSSGFKELLEHFKPFNKSEMIIGLEATGHYGDNLKSFLSSHGFSFMEINPLLVKKFSDSKSLRKLKTDKKDAKLISEYMMTVDYKAYHHQSYHISALKSLTRERSKLISFRTAQYNMITKTLDIIFPEFNPFMKEQGYSDTSLYILSYFKSPDKIAKMTDLHYDKIRKKSMGKFSYPKFMKLKELAKETIGTSQDYHLDRLSTSISYVEKLNTDIKVIESRITELMKKYPTYFGSIKGIGTLTEAIILAEYGNISLYDSPSQMVSYAGLDSTIKQSGTMSTTGKLVKRGSKYLRSALINITLILMVNNPLFYAYYHKKKQEGKHHRVAQVNLAKKLIRVIHHLETTKTYFDSSLLK; encoded by the coding sequence ATGATCTACATTGGAATAGATATCTCTAAGTACAATCACGACTGTTTCATCGCCACTGAAACAAGTGTGTCGTTTTCTTTTGAAAACAATTCATCAGGCTTTAAGGAGTTATTAGAACACTTTAAACCATTTAACAAAAGTGAAATGATAATAGGCCTTGAAGCTACAGGTCATTACGGAGATAACTTAAAATCATTTCTTTCTTCCCATGGATTTTCATTCATGGAAATTAACCCTCTCTTAGTCAAGAAGTTTAGCGACTCTAAATCACTAAGAAAGTTAAAAACAGATAAGAAAGACGCAAAATTAATCTCTGAGTATATGATGACTGTAGACTACAAAGCCTATCATCATCAATCTTATCATATAAGTGCCTTAAAATCACTAACACGTGAACGTTCAAAACTTATTTCATTTAGGACTGCTCAATACAACATGATAACCAAAACACTTGATATTATTTTCCCTGAGTTTAATCCTTTTATGAAGGAACAAGGCTATTCAGATACTTCTTTATATATCTTAAGCTATTTTAAGTCTCCAGATAAAATAGCCAAGATGACTGATCTTCACTATGATAAAATTAGAAAAAAATCAATGGGTAAGTTTTCTTATCCTAAGTTTATGAAACTTAAGGAATTAGCAAAAGAAACAATTGGTACTAGCCAAGACTATCATTTAGATAGACTTAGTACTTCGATATCTTACGTTGAGAAACTTAATACAGATATCAAAGTGATTGAATCTAGGATTACCGAATTAATGAAGAAATATCCTACATACTTTGGAAGTATTAAAGGTATTGGAACACTTACCGAAGCAATTATTCTAGCTGAATACGGTAATATTTCTCTTTATGATAGTCCTTCTCAGATGGTGTCATATGCTGGATTAGATTCAACAATTAAACAATCTGGAACCATGTCTACTACCGGTAAACTAGTTAAACGTGGCAGCAAATATTTACGATCCGCCTTAATCAATATAACTTTGATATTGATGGTTAACAACCCCTTATTTTATGCTTATTATCATAAGAAGAAACAAGAAGGTAAACACCATAGGGTAGCGCAAGTAAATCTAGCAAAGAAACTTATTCGAGTTATACATCACTTAGAAACAACTAAAACATATTTTGATTCGAGTCTTCTAAAATAA
- a CDS encoding metal ABC transporter ATP-binding protein, translating into MYAIKVEDLTVSYDLKPVLWDVDLNIPSGVLMAIVGPNGAGKSTMIKAILNLIKPVSGTAYFNGKTYKEERKNIAYVPQRGSVDWDFPTTVFDVVLMGRYGHIGWIKRPSKQDEVLALEALEKVDMLKFKDRQISELSGGQQQRVFLARALVQDANIYLMDEPFQGVDAKTEKAIIEILKTLKNQGKTVVVVHHDLETVPVYFDWVALLNLKVIAYGEIKTTFTKENIAKTYRSSTLKQTGDDLNDSN; encoded by the coding sequence ATGTATGCAATTAAAGTTGAAGATTTAACTGTATCATATGATTTAAAGCCAGTACTTTGGGATGTTGACTTAAACATCCCTTCTGGCGTTTTAATGGCGATTGTCGGTCCAAATGGTGCTGGTAAATCTACTATGATAAAAGCAATCTTAAATCTTATTAAGCCAGTAAGTGGAACAGCTTATTTTAACGGAAAAACATATAAGGAAGAAAGAAAAAATATTGCTTATGTACCACAAAGAGGCTCTGTAGACTGGGATTTTCCTACAACTGTTTTTGATGTTGTTTTAATGGGAAGATATGGGCATATAGGTTGGATTAAAAGACCCAGTAAACAAGACGAAGTTTTAGCACTTGAAGCTTTAGAAAAAGTTGATATGTTAAAATTTAAAGATCGTCAAATATCAGAGTTATCTGGGGGACAACAACAAAGAGTTTTTCTTGCACGTGCACTTGTTCAAGATGCGAACATCTATTTAATGGATGAACCATTTCAAGGTGTTGATGCTAAAACTGAAAAAGCAATAATCGAAATTTTAAAAACACTTAAAAATCAAGGTAAAACTGTTGTTGTAGTTCATCATGATTTAGAAACTGTTCCAGTATATTTTGATTGGGTTGCTTTGTTAAACCTAAAAGTTATTGCTTATGGTGAAATAAAAACTACTTTCACAAAAGAAAATATTGCCAAAACATATCGTTCTAGTACTTTAAAACAAACTGGAGATGATTTAAATGATTCTAACTAA
- a CDS encoding metal ABC transporter permease — MILTNWFSENYTLIIVSIGALLLGLSSAVLGVLNVQRKQALVGDALSHATLPGVVLAFLFTNSRNMVTLLIGAAISAFLAMFLLELIKKYSKTKYDASLALILSSFFGLGQVLLQLAQERGNRAAGLKNFIFGQAATMIRSDVVIIGVIAIIVIILVAVFWKEFKLFIFNNEFYQSLGFSSRITSGLLTFMTVIVVVIGIRTVGVILMSALLIAPSVASRQWSNKLSINALLAGIFGMISGLLGSIISSQKTNLPTGPVIVVVLSVFVIISLLFAPKRGIIRKTYIDYKYKKDIHKYHDLIHIYNEPKSKIKLSNSNSFLVDEGYLVVNKDEIKLTEKGIIHVEKLLGGEE, encoded by the coding sequence ATGATTCTAACTAACTGGTTTTCAGAAAACTATACTTTAATCATTGTTTCAATAGGTGCACTTCTTCTTGGTCTTTCTAGTGCCGTTTTAGGAGTTTTAAATGTTCAAAGAAAACAAGCATTAGTTGGTGATGCATTAAGTCATGCGACCCTTCCTGGTGTTGTATTAGCATTTTTATTCACAAATAGCAGAAACATGGTAACACTTTTAATTGGTGCTGCTATATCAGCATTTCTAGCAATGTTCTTATTAGAATTAATTAAGAAGTATTCTAAAACAAAATATGACGCTAGCTTAGCACTAATTCTATCTTCTTTTTTTGGACTAGGTCAAGTTTTATTACAACTAGCTCAAGAACGTGGTAATAGAGCTGCAGGTCTTAAAAACTTTATTTTTGGGCAAGCAGCAACAATGATTAGAAGTGATGTAGTTATAATTGGTGTGATAGCAATCATTGTTATAATTTTAGTAGCAGTTTTTTGGAAAGAATTTAAACTATTCATTTTCAATAATGAGTTTTATCAAAGTTTAGGTTTTTCATCTAGAATTACTAGTGGCTTATTAACTTTCATGACTGTTATTGTCGTTGTTATAGGAATTAGAACAGTTGGTGTAATTCTTATGAGTGCGCTTTTAATTGCTCCAAGCGTTGCGTCAAGACAATGGAGCAATAAATTATCTATCAATGCACTATTGGCAGGAATTTTCGGAATGATTTCAGGTCTTCTAGGTTCAATAATTAGTTCACAAAAAACTAATCTTCCTACTGGTCCAGTTATCGTTGTTGTTTTAAGTGTATTTGTTATTATTTCATTACTATTTGCTCCTAAAAGAGGTATTATTAGAAAAACATATATTGATTATAAATATAAAAAAGATATTCATAAATATCATGATTTAATCCATATTTACAATGAACCAAAATCAAAAATCAAACTTTCAAATTCAAACAGTTTCTTAGTTGATGAAGGTTATCTAGTAGTTAATAAAGATGAAATAAAACTAACTGAAAAAGGAATTATTCATGTTGAAAAACTTTTAGGAGGTGAAGAATAA
- a CDS encoding metal ABC transporter permease: MSMSIFLIAAFTAMASSIVGVFLVLRKMSMMTDAISHTVLLGIILAYMIVNDLSSPLLIIGATIIGVTTVYLIEMLVKTKRTSEDAATGVVFPLLFSISVIIISLGFRNVHIDVDAVLLGSLELADQDSLLINGINIGPKSLYIMGTVFIINLLFFLLLYKELKIISFDPALAAVLGFMPVLIHYLLMTLVSITAVAAFNAVGSILVISLMVGPAMTALLFTRNLFKTVIFSMLIGILNSFIGYLIAYNTDLSISGMISVVTLAVFLIVLFFNPKNGVISKIISKKKQREDFTLLVLLMHIYTHSDISSEVKEVTFNNINFELNWKENKTYHYIKLGIENLYLEKQNDIIKLTQKGINFHNQKIEEFSS, encoded by the coding sequence ATGTCAATGTCAATTTTTTTAATCGCTGCTTTTACTGCGATGGCATCCTCAATTGTTGGAGTTTTCCTCGTTCTAAGAAAAATGTCAATGATGACTGATGCGATTAGTCATACTGTCTTACTCGGTATCATTTTAGCGTATATGATTGTTAATGACTTATCTTCTCCTCTTTTAATCATTGGAGCAACAATCATCGGTGTTACAACCGTCTATTTAATTGAAATGCTTGTTAAAACTAAACGAACATCTGAAGATGCAGCAACTGGTGTTGTATTCCCTCTTCTTTTCAGTATTTCAGTTATTATTATTAGTTTAGGATTTAGAAATGTTCACATTGATGTTGATGCAGTCTTACTTGGTTCTCTAGAACTTGCAGATCAAGATTCATTATTAATTAACGGAATAAATATTGGTCCTAAATCACTATATATAATGGGAACAGTCTTTATAATAAATCTATTATTTTTCTTATTACTTTATAAAGAATTAAAAATAATTAGTTTTGATCCAGCACTTGCTGCTGTTTTAGGATTTATGCCTGTTTTAATTCATTATTTATTAATGACACTTGTTTCGATTACAGCGGTTGCTGCTTTCAATGCCGTTGGTTCAATCTTAGTTATTTCATTAATGGTAGGACCAGCAATGACAGCACTTCTTTTTACACGAAATCTTTTCAAAACAGTAATTTTTTCAATGTTAATAGGAATATTAAATAGTTTTATTGGTTATTTAATTGCTTATAACACTGACTTAAGTATTAGCGGAATGATTTCTGTTGTTACACTTGCTGTTTTCCTTATTGTTTTATTCTTTAATCCTAAGAACGGTGTTATTTCAAAGATCATTTCTAAAAAGAAACAACGAGAAGATTTCACTCTTCTTGTCTTATTAATGCATATATACACACATTCAGATATTTCAAGTGAAGTTAAGGAAGTTACTTTTAATAATATTAACTTCGAACTTAACTGGAAAGAAAATAAAACATATCATTACATTAAACTAGGTATTGAAAATTTGTATCTTGAAAAACAAAATGATATCATTAAACTTACTCAAAAAGGGATTAATTTCCACAATCAAAAAATTGAGGAATTTAGTTCATAA